The following are encoded in a window of Eschrichtius robustus isolate mEscRob2 chromosome 1, mEscRob2.pri, whole genome shotgun sequence genomic DNA:
- the ALDH6A1 gene encoding methylmalonate-semialdehyde/malonate-semialdehyde dehydrogenase [acylating], mitochondrial, translating to MAAVAAVAAVAAAAAMRARILQVSSKVNSSWHPASSFSSSSVPTVKLFIDGKFIESKSDKWMDIHNPATNEVIGRVPQATKAEMDAAVSSCKRAFPSWADTSILSRQQVLLRYQQLIKENLKEIARLITLEQGKTLADAEGDVFRGLQVVEHACSVTSLMLGETMPSITKDMDLYSYRLPLGVCAGIAPFNFPAMIPLWMFPMAMVCGNTFLMKPSERVPGATILLAKLLQDSGAPDGTLNVIHGQHEAVNFICDHLDIKAISFVGSNQAGEYIFERGSRHGKRVQANMGAKNHGVVMPDANKENTLNQLVGAAFGAAGQRCMALSTAILVGEAKKWLPELVERAKKLRVNAGDQPGADLGPLITPHAKERVCNLIDSGTKEGASILLDGRDIKVKGYENGNFVGPTIISNVKPNMICYKEEIFGPVLLVLETDTLDEAIKIVNDNPYGNGTAIFTTNGATARKYSHLVDVGQVGVNVPIPVPLPMFSFTGSRASFRGDTNFYGKQGIQFYTQLKTVTSQWKEEDASLSSPAVVMPTMGR from the exons GTTTCTTCCAAGGTGAACTCCAGTTGGCACCCAGCATCCTCCTTCTCTTCATCGTCAGTG ccaactgtaaagcttttcattGATGGGAAATTTATTGAATCCAAAAGTGACAAATGGATGGACATCCACAACCCC GCCACCAATGAGGTCATTGGTCGGGTCCCTCAAGCCACCAAGGCTGAAATGGATGCAGCAGTTTCTTCCTGCAAACGTGCTTTTCCCTCATGGGCAGACACTTCAATATTAAGCCGTCAGCAGGTCCTGCTCCGCTATCAGCAACTCATTAAAGAAAACTTG AAAGAAATTGCCAGATTAATCACGCTGGAACAAGGGAAGACCCTAGCGGATGCCGAAGGAGATGTATTTCGAGGCCTTC AGGTGGTTGAGCATGCCTGCAGTGTGACATCCCTCATGCTGGGAGAGACCATGCCATCCATCACCAAAGACATGGACCTTTATTCCTACCGTCTGCCTCTGGGGGTGTGTGCAGGCATTGCTCCATTCAATTTTCCTGCCATGATCCCCCTTTGGATGTTTCCCATGGCCATGGTATGTGGAAATACCTTCCTAATGAAACCATCAGAGCGAGTCCCTGGAGCAACTATACTTCTTGCCAAGTTGCTTCAGGACTCTGGTGCCCCTGACGGAACACTGAATGTCATCCATGGACAACATGAAG ctGTAAACTTTATTTGCGATCATCTTGATATCAAAGCAATCAGCTTTGTGGGATCCAACCAGGCAGGAGAGTACATCTTTGAGAGAGGGTCAAGACATGGCAAGAGAGTTCAAGCCAATATG GGAGCCAAAAACCATGGGGTAGTCATGCCAGATGCCAATAAGGAAAATACTCTGAACCAGCTGGTTGGGGCAGCATTTGGAGCCGCTGGTCAGCGCTGCATGGCTCTTTCAACAGCGATCCTTGTGGGAGAAGCTAAGAAGTGGCTGCCAGAGCTGGTAGAGCGTGCCAAAAAACTGAGAGTCAATGCAG GAGACCAGCCTGGAGCTGATCTTGGCCCTCTGATCACCCCCCACGCAAAAGAGCGAGTCTGCAATCTGATTGATAGTGGAACAAAGGAAGGAGCTTCCATCCTTCTTGACGGGCGAGATATTAAAGTCAAAGGTTATGAAAATGGGAACTTCGTTGGGCCAACCATCATCTCAAATGTCAAG CCAAATATGATCTGTTACAAAGAGGAGATTTTTGGCCCAGTTCTTTTAGTTCTGGAAACAGACACTTTGGATGAAGCCATCAAGATCGTAAATGACAACCCATATGGAAATGGAACTGCCATCTTCACCACCAATGGAGCCACTGCTCGGAAGTATTCCCACCTGGTAGATGTCGGACAG GTCGGGGTGAATGTGCCCATTCCAGTGCCTTTGCCAATGTTCTCATTCACCGGCTCTCGAGCTTCCTTCAGGGGAGACACCAATTTCTATGGCAAACAG GGCATCCAGTTCTACACTCAGCTAAAAACTGTCACTTCACAGTGGAAAGAAGAAGATGCTTCTCTTTCCTCACCGGCTGTAGTCATGCCTACCATGGGCCGTTAG